Part of the Candidatus Baltobacteraceae bacterium genome is shown below.
TGGCCGAATACAGGACCAACGGACCTGCGGCTTCCTTAGTCGCGGTTCGCGGGGGCATATCCCCATCTTCGCGCCTGGAGTGTAATAACTGATGAAACTTCCTATTGCCGCGCGCTATGCCGGCCTAGCTACCATCTTTGCGTTTGCCACGGCCCTGATTCCCGGTGCAGTGAGCGCCGGCTCGGCCGGTCCGGTAAGCGTCCCCGTGAGCGCCACCGTGACGCAGAACTGCACGATTACGGCTCCGGTCGCCATCGCGTTCGGCGCCTACGATCCGGTCACGGTTACCACCGCAACGAACGCGGCCGGCTCCGTGACGATCACGTGTACCAAAGCTGCGACCGGCGTAACGCTTACGCTCAACGACGGCTCGGGCGTGACGGCCACGTGCGGATCAGACAAGCGGGCTATGACGGGCGGCACCAACGCAAACGCGCTCTGCTACGACATCTACGAGGATAGCAGCCACACCACGCGGTTTCCGGCAACGGCCGTTTCCGAGACGGTGAGCGGCGGCATCACGACGCCGAGCGTGATTAGCCTCTATGGGCAGATCAAGGCTGCGGCGCAAGACGTCAGCGTTGACTCGTATAACGATACGGTTCAAGCAACCATAAACTGGTAGTAACGGATCGAACTCCGTTAGTATCATGATCCGACCCGGCCTGGGAAGAGCACTCTTGGCGGCGCTTTTCGCCATATCGTGCACCTGCACGACTATGGCGAGAGGCGTTCGCGCCGTCGTGTCCGTGAGTGCTACGGTGAAGAAGGACTGCCTGATGCGTTCTGACGGGCCGATGAAGTTCGGCGAATACCGGATCGGGCAAAAAGGACCGCTCAAGGTCGAGGTCTCACCGCTGCAGATCTCGTGCACGAAAGGTTCGACGGTCTTCATTGCGCTCGACGGCGGCTTGAATCCCAAGGGAAGACACCGCTACATGGAGGGCCCAAAACATACCAAGGTGAGGTACCAAATCTACCTCAACGGGCACAGTAGGCTGGCTTGGAACGAACTCCATCAGGTGAAGTACGTTGCGCGAACGGTAGCGTTCACGCCGATTAAGTTCTACGGCGAAGTACCCGGCAAACAAACTCCCCTGGCCGGTCATTATCACGATACGCTCGTTGCAACGGTAAACTTCTGATGCGGCATCCGCAAGCGCTTCTGGCTCTCGCGATACTGGCCGGTACGGCGTCGCCGGCATTCGCCGGCGAGCAGTCGCTCAAGGTGCACGTAAAGTTGCACGTCGTCGCTAAGCCGTGCGTCGTGCAAGCGCCCGCGACCGTCGCGGTCGATCGGCTCGGACGGCCCGTACTGATTCTGTCATCCGTGCTTGCCGATTGCGCGCACGACGACGCCCCCGCCACGCTCACCGTGAAGGCCGATTCGGCCGACAAAGGTACTGATGTGGCAACGATCAATTTCTAAGCTCGCCGCCGCAGCGGCACTGGCGCTGGTCCTCGTTTGGGGGCTTCCCGCCCGATCCGCAACGTTCTCGGTCGACCCGATTATCGTTACGCTCGAAAAGGGCAACACCAGCGCGACGGTTGCGATCAAGAATCAAAGCCCCGACCTTCTGCGCCTCCAGGTCACCGGCTTTGCGTGGCAGCAGAGCCCCTCAGGCGAAATGCAGCTCACGCCGACCGACGATCTCGTCTTCTTTCCGCAGCTGCTCACGCTCGGTCCGGGTGAGACGCACCGGGTTCGGATCGGAACGACCGCGGAGCAGGGACCGGTCGAGAAGACGTTCCGCATGTTCGTCGAGGAACTGCCTTCACTGCAGAGCGTCATTACGCCGAAGGCCGCCGGAATTACCCTTCGTCTGAAGATCGGCATACCGGTCTTCGTGAGTCCGAACGTGCGGGCGTCGGTCAGCGGAGCCATTCGCGACGCATCGATACGAAATAACGTTCTCGCATTCGACGTCGTGAACACCGGCAACACCCATTTCTCGATTCAGCAGGTTCACGTCGTCGGCAAGAACGCTTCAGGAGCAGATGTGCTGACGCGCGAGCTTACGGGCTGGTATTTACTGGCGGGCGGTACGCGTCATTTTACGGTTTCGATCAGTAAGAGCAACTGCGAGTCGTTGAGCTCCCTCGCCGTACAGGTGCACGCCGACGCAACGACGCTGTCTACCTCATTTCCCAATCTCAGTAAGCAGTGTGGTTTCGTATCGCGGTTATGACTGCGTCTTTGGCGATAGCGAACGCTTCTATGGCTGCCGCTGCCCCTGGAACGGGCGCTAAGGACGTCCGGACGTTCGTCACGCTGCACGTCAATACCATCGACCAGGGCGAAGTCGTGGTCGTGCTGCGCGGCGACGACGTCTTAATTCCGATCGCCGCGCTCGATCAGGCCGGCATCCACGGTCTCAAGGGCGAGC
Proteins encoded:
- a CDS encoding spore coat protein U domain-containing protein, with the translated sequence MKLPIAARYAGLATIFAFATALIPGAVSAGSAGPVSVPVSATVTQNCTITAPVAIAFGAYDPVTVTTATNAAGSVTITCTKAATGVTLTLNDGSGVTATCGSDKRAMTGGTNANALCYDIYEDSSHTTRFPATAVSETVSGGITTPSVISLYGQIKAAAQDVSVDSYNDTVQATINW
- a CDS encoding spore coat U domain-containing protein, with the translated sequence MARGVRAVVSVSATVKKDCLMRSDGPMKFGEYRIGQKGPLKVEVSPLQISCTKGSTVFIALDGGLNPKGRHRYMEGPKHTKVRYQIYLNGHSRLAWNELHQVKYVARTVAFTPIKFYGEVPGKQTPLAGHYHDTLVATVNF
- a CDS encoding fimbria/pilus periplasmic chaperone, yielding MWQRSISKLAAAAALALVLVWGLPARSATFSVDPIIVTLEKGNTSATVAIKNQSPDLLRLQVTGFAWQQSPSGEMQLTPTDDLVFFPQLLTLGPGETHRVRIGTTAEQGPVEKTFRMFVEELPSLQSVITPKAAGITLRLKIGIPVFVSPNVRASVSGAIRDASIRNNVLAFDVVNTGNTHFSIQQVHVVGKNASGADVLTRELTGWYLLAGGTRHFTVSISKSNCESLSSLAVQVHADATTLSTSFPNLSKQCGFVSRL